A stretch of Ferribacterium limneticum DNA encodes these proteins:
- a CDS encoding methyl-accepting chemotaxis protein: MRTNLPVTTVEQHLRDDTLIVSKTDLKGRITYINRDFLDISGFTEAELIGEPHNLVRHPDMPSEAFEDLWRDLKDGRPWTGMVKNRCKNGDYYWVLATATPIREGSEVVGYMSVRRKASAQQIQAAEEAYRLFREKRQGSLQIRHGAAVKGGPGLLSGLSLKNRMTAAFAVILLAVALVAGLGLWGMGRSDDAVARLYNNRLEPVQELAAIGKLMADNRSQILLAFQHDPASPNAKAHEHGVDTHLGAIDKNISTITGHWERYSKAIASDEHRQLADAYVAARKVYVTEGLLAAKAAIAAGRYDEANVILLKKLNPAYEEASKRADDLYQLQINRGKAQLTETDQAYQQFRIMVIAIVLAALAFGAFVAWSIMRSVMRPLEDIIATFQSLARGDYTRNVDITRNDELGKVMQGLQSMQIQQGFNVAEASRVGDENLRIKIGLDCVSSPVRIADLDGRIIYANKALLKAVEEMEEVLRSYIPGFSADKLVGNDVGIFYRDGRDEAIAKLKNLTEMRRSEMDIGNRVYMVTTNPIINDRGQRLGTVGEWRDRTNEVAVEREVAAIVGGAANGNFTVRVGEEGKDGFFRSLAQDLNRLLDTSQRGLEDVANVLSAMADGDLTKTIEAEYAGTFGQLKDDANTTVARLQEIVGQIKESTDAINTAAKEIASGNQDLSSRTEEQASSLEETASSMEQLTSTVKQNADNARQANELAGNAQHVAVKGGEVVGQVVDTMNAIHQSSSKIADIIGVIDGIAFQTNILALNAAVEAARAGEQGRGFAVVATEVRNLAQRSAAAAKEIKGLISDSVEKVEIGNKLVDQAGRTMEEVVSSIKRVAKIMGDISDASREQSSGIEQVSLAVSQMDEVTQQNAALVEEAAAAAESLEEQAHNLAQAVSVFKVAEGGGMARLEAPRSSQRGAAQAPRNERISAKKSPALPTSLDDEWEEF; the protein is encoded by the coding sequence ATGAGAACAAATTTGCCGGTAACCACCGTAGAGCAGCATTTGCGGGATGACACCCTGATCGTATCGAAAACCGATCTCAAGGGGCGGATCACATATATCAACCGGGACTTCCTCGACATCAGTGGTTTTACTGAAGCGGAACTGATTGGCGAGCCGCACAATCTGGTTCGCCATCCCGATATGCCGTCGGAGGCCTTCGAGGATCTATGGCGTGATCTGAAGGATGGTCGCCCCTGGACGGGCATGGTCAAGAACCGTTGCAAGAACGGCGACTACTACTGGGTTCTCGCTACGGCGACGCCTATCCGTGAAGGCAGCGAAGTTGTCGGCTACATGTCGGTGCGTCGCAAGGCCTCTGCCCAGCAGATCCAGGCGGCCGAAGAAGCCTACCGACTGTTCCGCGAAAAACGCCAAGGCAGCCTGCAGATTCGCCATGGCGCTGCCGTCAAGGGTGGTCCTGGTCTGCTCTCGGGGCTTTCTCTGAAAAACCGCATGACGGCCGCCTTTGCGGTCATTCTTCTGGCTGTTGCCTTGGTGGCAGGGCTTGGTCTCTGGGGGATGGGGCGGAGCGACGATGCGGTTGCCCGGCTTTACAACAATCGCCTTGAGCCTGTCCAGGAGTTGGCAGCAATCGGCAAGCTGATGGCGGACAATCGCTCGCAGATCCTTCTGGCTTTCCAGCACGATCCGGCCAGTCCCAATGCCAAAGCCCATGAGCACGGCGTAGATACTCACCTCGGCGCGATCGATAAAAATATCTCTACCATCACCGGCCATTGGGAGCGCTATTCGAAAGCAATTGCTTCTGACGAACACCGCCAGTTGGCAGATGCCTATGTGGCTGCCCGCAAGGTTTACGTCACAGAAGGCCTGTTGGCTGCAAAGGCTGCAATCGCGGCAGGTCGTTACGACGAAGCCAATGTGATCCTCCTGAAGAAGCTCAACCCGGCGTATGAAGAAGCTTCGAAGCGCGCCGACGATCTCTACCAATTGCAGATTAATCGGGGCAAGGCGCAACTGACGGAGACCGACCAGGCATACCAGCAGTTCCGCATCATGGTGATCGCCATCGTCCTGGCTGCGCTGGCTTTCGGCGCCTTTGTCGCCTGGAGCATCATGCGCTCCGTCATGCGGCCGCTGGAGGACATCATCGCGACCTTCCAGTCGCTGGCTCGCGGCGACTACACACGCAACGTCGATATCACCCGTAATGACGAACTGGGCAAGGTGATGCAGGGGCTGCAGTCGATGCAGATCCAGCAAGGCTTCAATGTCGCCGAGGCGAGCCGCGTCGGCGACGAAAATCTGCGAATCAAGATTGGTCTGGATTGTGTGAGCAGCCCTGTGCGCATTGCTGATCTTGATGGGCGCATCATCTATGCCAACAAGGCCCTCCTGAAAGCGGTTGAAGAAATGGAGGAGGTTCTGAGGTCATATATTCCGGGGTTCAGTGCCGACAAATTGGTTGGCAACGATGTGGGTATTTTCTATCGGGACGGTCGTGACGAAGCTATCGCCAAGCTGAAGAATTTGACGGAGATGCGACGTTCGGAGATGGATATCGGGAACCGTGTTTACATGGTGACTACCAATCCGATCATTAACGACCGAGGTCAACGTCTCGGTACGGTCGGCGAGTGGCGTGACCGGACGAATGAGGTGGCAGTAGAGCGGGAGGTGGCCGCCATTGTTGGGGGCGCCGCTAACGGCAATTTCACCGTACGCGTCGGTGAGGAGGGCAAGGATGGGTTCTTCCGCAGCCTCGCTCAAGATCTCAACCGCCTGCTCGATACCAGCCAGCGGGGATTGGAGGATGTTGCCAACGTGCTTTCGGCCATGGCGGATGGCGATCTGACGAAGACCATTGAAGCCGAATATGCCGGTACCTTCGGGCAACTTAAGGATGATGCCAACACGACCGTCGCTCGCTTGCAGGAAATTGTCGGGCAGATCAAGGAGTCAACCGACGCGATAAACACGGCGGCGAAGGAAATTGCCTCGGGCAACCAGGACCTGTCGAGCCGGACGGAAGAACAGGCGAGCAGCCTGGAAGAGACCGCTTCCAGCATGGAACAACTGACCAGCACCGTGAAGCAAAACGCCGACAACGCCCGCCAGGCCAATGAACTGGCCGGCAACGCCCAGCACGTGGCCGTCAAGGGCGGCGAAGTCGTCGGGCAGGTCGTCGACACCATGAACGCCATCCACCAGTCGAGCAGCAAGATTGCCGACATCATCGGCGTCATCGACGGAATCGCCTTCCAGACCAACATCCTCGCCCTCAACGCTGCCGTGGAAGCCGCCCGGGCCGGCGAACAAGGCCGCGGCTTTGCCGTGGTCGCCACCGAAGTCCGCAACCTCGCCCAGCGCAGCGCTGCCGCCGCCAAGGAAATCAAGGGGCTGATCTCCGATTCCGTCGAAAAGGTCGAAATCGGCAACAAGCTGGTTGATCAAGCCGGGCGGACCATGGAAGAAGTCGTCTCGAGCATCAAGCGGGTCGCCAAGATCATGGGCGACATCTCCGATGCCAGCCGTGAGCAAAGCTCGGGCATCGAGCAAGTCAGCCTGGCCGTCAGCCAGATGGACGAAGTGACGCAACAGAACGCCGCGCTGGTTGAAGAGGCCGCCGCTGCGGCTGAAAGCCTTGAGGAACAGGCGCACAACCTGGCTCAGGCTGTTTCGGTTTTCAAGGTCGCAGAAGGGGGCGGAATGGCTCGTCTGGAGGCACCGCGCAGCAGCCAGCGGGGTGCTGCTCAGGCACCGCGTAACGAGCGGATTAGTGCCAAGAAATCGCCGGCACTGCCAACCAGTCTGGATGACGAGTGGGAGGAGTTCTGA
- a CDS encoding methyl-accepting chemotaxis protein, whose product MLSLRSYKIGTRLILTTIGALGLMIVFVGIALYSLNTIGEKVDHIINNNVRKTSLAVDMRMRNLLIARHTRTALIYTNVDKQLGEKAKVEADFAKYLEAETQIVDTTTSPRGKEIVARILATRKAVEPSITQLFENIKLGDRAEVEKVFFNDFRPRMQEWFDAVGEYVQLQRENNDRDVAEIGAVKSSVQTTMLLLIVLAAAVMIPAGIWVTRQITRPLKEAVSIAESVAQGNLENRIDHVGNDEPAQLMHALGKMQSDLKQRVDAESKAAAETTRIKVALDVSSTSVMVADVNGVIIYCNNSVLEMMRNAEADLRTQLPNFRADAILGSNFDIYHKQPSHQRNMLAALRGIHRTEIAIGGRYFTLVACPIVNNQGERLGTVVEWRDRTAEVLIENEVATIIGAAASGDFSRRLDAGKMTGFFKQISEGINSLLEANTRALGDIGAMFARLAQGNLTEKIDADYQGVLGVLKTDANSTVDNLQEIISSIKEATDAINTAAKEIASGNQDLSSRTEEQASSLEETASSMEQLTSTVKQNADNARQANELAGNAQHVAVKGGEVVGQVVDTMNAIHQSSSKIADIIGVIDGIAFQTNILALNAAVEAARAGEQGRGFAVVATEVRNLAQRSAAAAKEIKGLISDSVEKVEIGNKLVDQAGRTMEEVVSSIKRVAKIMGDISDASREQSSGIEQVSLAVSQMDEVTQQNAALVEEAAAAAESLEEQAHNLAQAVSVFAISKDQPIARRVSPTARVAPSSVKMALPHREPVRLVEPAAKSSAKLAASKDDDKWEEF is encoded by the coding sequence ATGCTCAGCTTGCGTAGTTACAAGATTGGAACTCGACTCATCCTGACGACCATCGGCGCCCTTGGCCTGATGATTGTCTTCGTCGGCATCGCGCTGTATAGCCTGAACACAATCGGCGAGAAGGTCGATCACATCATCAATAACAACGTCAGAAAGACGTCGCTGGCGGTCGATATGCGCATGCGCAATCTGCTGATTGCCAGACACACGCGGACTGCGTTGATCTATACGAATGTGGACAAACAGCTAGGGGAAAAGGCCAAGGTCGAGGCCGATTTTGCCAAGTATCTGGAGGCTGAGACCCAGATTGTGGACACAACGACCTCGCCGCGCGGAAAAGAGATCGTGGCGCGCATTCTGGCCACGCGCAAGGCGGTCGAACCGTCAATCACTCAGTTGTTCGAAAACATCAAACTGGGCGATCGAGCTGAAGTCGAAAAAGTATTTTTTAACGATTTCCGCCCCAGGATGCAGGAATGGTTTGATGCAGTTGGCGAATATGTCCAACTGCAGCGTGAAAACAATGACCGGGACGTGGCCGAGATCGGTGCAGTCAAGTCCAGTGTGCAGACCACGATGTTGCTGTTGATAGTGCTTGCTGCTGCCGTGATGATTCCGGCCGGGATATGGGTGACACGGCAAATCACCCGGCCGCTGAAAGAGGCGGTTTCAATTGCCGAGTCGGTGGCTCAGGGCAATCTGGAAAATCGTATCGACCATGTCGGCAACGACGAACCGGCGCAGTTGATGCATGCCCTCGGCAAGATGCAGTCAGACCTGAAGCAGCGAGTGGACGCTGAGTCCAAGGCGGCGGCAGAAACGACGCGAATCAAGGTGGCGCTTGATGTCTCATCCACCAGTGTGATGGTCGCGGATGTAAATGGCGTCATCATTTACTGCAATAACTCGGTACTCGAAATGATGCGCAACGCGGAGGCGGACCTGCGGACACAATTGCCGAATTTCCGTGCTGACGCCATTCTGGGTTCAAACTTCGACATCTATCACAAGCAGCCAAGTCACCAGCGCAACATGCTGGCGGCACTGAGAGGCATCCATCGCACCGAAATTGCTATTGGTGGCCGCTATTTCACGCTGGTGGCCTGTCCGATTGTCAATAACCAGGGCGAGCGCCTTGGCACCGTCGTCGAATGGCGGGATCGCACCGCTGAGGTGCTGATCGAAAACGAAGTCGCCACGATCATCGGCGCCGCAGCCTCGGGCGATTTCAGTCGCCGCCTCGACGCCGGCAAGATGACCGGTTTCTTCAAGCAAATTTCCGAGGGCATCAACAGCCTGCTTGAGGCCAATACCCGCGCACTTGGCGATATCGGCGCGATGTTCGCGCGTCTTGCCCAAGGCAACCTCACCGAGAAGATCGACGCTGACTACCAAGGCGTGCTCGGCGTTCTCAAGACCGATGCCAATTCGACAGTCGACAATTTGCAGGAGATCATCTCCTCGATCAAGGAAGCCACCGACGCGATCAACACGGCAGCGAAGGAAATTGCCTCGGGCAACCAGGACCTGTCGAGCCGGACGGAAGAACAGGCGAGCAGCCTGGAAGAAACCGCTTCCAGCATGGAGCAACTGACCAGCACCGTGAAGCAGAATGCCGACAACGCCCGCCAGGCCAACGAACTGGCCGGCAATGCCCAGCACGTGGCCGTCAAGGGCGGCGAAGTCGTCGGGCAGGTCGTCGACACCATGAACGCCATCCACCAGTCGAGCAGCAAGATCGCCGACATCATCGGCGTCATCGACGGCATCGCCTTCCAGACCAACATCCTGGCCCTCAACGCTGCCGTCGAAGCCGCCCGGGCCGGCGAACAAGGCCGTGGCTTTGCCGTGGTCGCCACCGAAGTCCGCAACCTCGCCCAGCGCAGCGCCGCCGCCGCCAAGGAAATCAAGGGACTGATCTCCGACTCTGTCGAAAAGGTCGAAATCGGCAACAAGCTGGTCGATCAAGCCGGGCGGACCATGGAAGAAGTCGTCTCGAGCATCAAGCGGGTTGCCAAGATCATGGGCGACATCTCCGATGCCAGCCGTGAGCAAAGCTCGGGCATCGAACAAGTCAGCCTGGCCGTCAGCCAGATGGACGAAGTGACGCAACAGAACGCCGCACTGGTTGAAGAAGCCGCAGCAGCGGCTGAAAGCCTTGAGGAACAGGCACACAACCTGGCTCAGGCTGTTTCTGTTTTTGCCATTTCAAAAGATCAACCGATCGCCCGTCGAGTATCACCGACCGCACGCGTTGCCCCATCGTCGGTCAAGATGGCGCTTCCGCACCGGGAGCCGGTTCGACTGGTCGAGCCTGCAGCAAAATCCTCGGCCAAACTTGCCGCGTCCAAGGACGATGACAAGTGGGAAGAGTTTTAG
- a CDS encoding chemotaxis protein CheW, translated as MEAITQSGTAAAEEDLVASEYLTFTLGSEEYAIDILKVQEIRGYEQPTLIANSPAFIKGVINLRGIIVPIVDLRIKFNLGKIEYTPFTVVIILNIAGRVIGAVVDSVSDVMSLTRSQIRPAPDFSGNFDTKYILGLASQESRMMIVTDIERLMSSADMELIDSATE; from the coding sequence ATGGAAGCGATAACGCAAAGCGGAACGGCTGCAGCCGAAGAGGATCTGGTGGCCAGCGAGTACCTGACCTTCACCTTGGGTAGCGAAGAGTACGCGATTGACATTCTCAAGGTGCAGGAGATTCGCGGCTACGAACAGCCGACCCTGATTGCCAATTCACCCGCTTTTATCAAAGGGGTGATCAATCTGCGCGGCATCATCGTGCCCATCGTTGACCTGCGTATCAAGTTCAATCTTGGCAAGATCGAATACACCCCATTCACCGTGGTGATCATTCTGAATATTGCCGGGCGGGTAATCGGCGCGGTCGTCGACAGCGTCTCCGACGTCATGTCGCTGACTCGCTCGCAGATCCGGCCGGCCCCTGATTTCTCCGGGAACTTCGATACCAAGTACATCCTCGGTCTGGCTTCGCAGGAGTCCCGCATGATGATCGTGACCGATATCGAGCGCCTGATGTCCAGTGCCGATATGGAATTGATCGATTCGGCGACCGAATAA
- a CDS encoding chemotaxis protein CheW, giving the protein MAIDMSQFYQVFFDESAEHLAAMEGLLLDLDIENPDSEQLNAIFRAAHSIKGSAGTFGFTDLAETTHILENLLDRIRKQELGLRADMVDAFLECGDRLREMLEAHQGRGEAVDQAAVESICARLRELSTDSKSAAAAETGTPATQGVGGAPENKRVFDIQFVPTEISAKGDGVTNLLDELSSLGQLEVLNRPDADTQNVGYWQVRLVSEQGQDAFADQVDFIAENGAWRVVESRLADSAGEAAFGFFDDSPGVPDDESSYGFFAPLDTALPTPASTPPEPAEDEGFGFFEPLPAAVAPEAKPEGGGEEGDGYGFFAPLAPAEKAAEALEEGDGFGFFVPVAAPVVSAPPLAPAALPVAEISSPPVSVVSENLPVESRSRVAKAAAPAAAAGDSSIRVSIEKVDQLINLVGELVITQAMLLQTATQMQESAPERLVNGLAQLERNTRDLQESVMSIRMMPISFVFSRFPRVVRDLSGKLGKQVELKTSGETTELDKSLIERIADPLTHLIRNSLDHGIELPDKRIAAGKSPVGTITLKAYHQGGNIVIEVGDDGGGLPRNKILAKARERGFQVSDQMTDSEVFNLIFEAGFSTADQVTDVSGRGVGMDVVRRNIQSMGGRVEIESMLGVGTRMTVRLPLTLAILDGMSIAVGDQTYILPLSYVIESFQPRTGDIKTLSNQARVIQVRGEYLPVIVLHELFNIKPKACDFTQGIMVVIDADGIKAALFVDALVGQHQVVIKSLEANYRRVQGISGATIMGDGHVALILDVSAIAGMAKTSMHKAG; this is encoded by the coding sequence ATGGCTATCGACATGAGTCAGTTCTACCAAGTCTTCTTCGATGAATCGGCGGAGCACTTGGCGGCAATGGAGGGGTTGCTGCTTGATCTGGATATAGAGAATCCGGATTCAGAGCAACTCAATGCCATTTTCCGTGCGGCACACTCGATCAAAGGAAGTGCCGGAACGTTCGGTTTCACTGACCTGGCGGAAACCACCCATATTCTTGAGAATTTGCTTGATCGCATCCGCAAGCAGGAGCTTGGCTTGCGTGCCGACATGGTCGACGCGTTTCTGGAGTGCGGTGACCGCCTGCGCGAGATGCTTGAGGCCCACCAGGGTAGAGGTGAGGCCGTAGACCAAGCTGCTGTTGAGTCAATTTGTGCCCGATTGCGTGAGCTATCCACGGATAGCAAGTCCGCCGCTGCGGCTGAGACGGGCACGCCTGCAACGCAGGGCGTGGGCGGGGCGCCTGAAAATAAACGTGTTTTTGATATTCAGTTTGTGCCGACAGAGATTTCGGCAAAAGGCGATGGCGTCACAAACCTGCTCGATGAGTTGAGTTCGCTTGGGCAACTGGAGGTGTTGAACCGGCCGGATGCTGATACCCAGAATGTGGGTTACTGGCAGGTTCGTCTTGTCTCTGAGCAGGGGCAGGATGCGTTTGCCGATCAGGTCGATTTTATTGCTGAAAACGGTGCCTGGCGGGTGGTCGAGAGCCGCCTTGCCGATAGTGCCGGTGAAGCGGCATTCGGGTTCTTTGATGACTCGCCGGGTGTGCCGGATGATGAGTCGTCTTATGGCTTTTTTGCACCGCTCGATACCGCATTGCCTACGCCGGCCTCCACTCCCCCCGAGCCAGCCGAAGATGAAGGTTTCGGTTTCTTCGAGCCTCTGCCTGCGGCCGTTGCGCCTGAGGCGAAACCCGAGGGCGGTGGCGAAGAAGGCGATGGCTACGGATTTTTTGCGCCATTGGCGCCCGCTGAAAAAGCAGCGGAAGCCTTGGAAGAAGGAGATGGGTTCGGGTTTTTTGTTCCGGTAGCGGCGCCGGTTGTATCTGCCCCCCCTCTGGCGCCCGCAGCTCTGCCGGTCGCAGAGATTAGTTCGCCGCCGGTAAGCGTTGTGTCGGAAAATCTGCCGGTTGAATCGCGGAGCCGAGTCGCAAAAGCAGCAGCACCCGCTGCCGCCGCGGGTGATTCATCGATTCGTGTCAGCATCGAGAAGGTCGACCAGTTGATCAACCTGGTTGGCGAGTTGGTCATTACCCAAGCGATGTTGCTGCAAACGGCGACCCAGATGCAGGAAAGTGCGCCGGAGCGACTGGTAAACGGTCTGGCCCAACTGGAGCGAAATACCCGGGATCTGCAAGAGTCGGTGATGTCCATTCGGATGATGCCGATCTCCTTCGTTTTCTCCCGTTTCCCGCGGGTGGTGCGCGATCTCTCTGGCAAGCTCGGCAAGCAGGTCGAACTGAAGACTTCGGGGGAGACCACCGAACTCGACAAGAGTCTGATCGAGCGGATTGCCGACCCCCTGACTCACCTGATCCGCAACAGTCTTGATCACGGCATCGAGTTGCCCGACAAGCGGATTGCCGCAGGCAAGAGCCCGGTCGGAACCATTACCCTCAAGGCCTATCACCAGGGCGGCAATATCGTCATCGAAGTGGGCGACGATGGTGGCGGTTTACCGCGCAACAAGATTCTCGCCAAGGCCCGCGAACGAGGTTTCCAGGTCTCGGACCAGATGACGGACTCGGAAGTTTTCAACCTCATCTTCGAGGCTGGATTTTCGACGGCGGATCAAGTGACCGATGTGTCCGGCCGAGGCGTCGGCATGGACGTCGTGCGCCGAAACATCCAGTCCATGGGTGGTCGGGTCGAGATTGAATCCATGCTTGGGGTCGGCACCCGGATGACAGTTCGTCTGCCCCTGACGCTGGCAATTCTCGATGGCATGTCGATTGCCGTCGGGGACCAGACCTACATTCTGCCGCTGTCCTATGTCATCGAATCGTTCCAGCCGCGGACGGGGGACATCAAGACCCTTTCCAACCAGGCCCGGGTGATTCAGGTGCGGGGTGAATATCTGCCCGTTATCGTGCTCCACGAGCTATTCAACATCAAGCCAAAGGCGTGCGATTTTACTCAGGGCATCATGGTGGTGATCGATGCCGATGGTATCAAGGCGGCACTGTTCGTCGATGCCCTGGTGGGGCAGCATCAGGTCGTCATCAAGAGCCTGGAGGCCAATTACCGTCGGGTGCAGGGGATTTCCGGGGCGACCATCATGGGCGATGGCCATGTCGCCTTGATTCTGGATGTGTCAGCAATTGCCGGAATGGCCAAGACAAGTATGCATAAAGCCGGCTAA
- a CDS encoding response regulator — protein sequence MAKTVLAVDDSASIRQMVSFTLKSAGYDVVEAVDGMDGLEKAKAKSVNLILTDQNMPRMDGLTLIKNLRGLPQYASTPILMLTTESSDAMKSQGRAAGATGWLVKPFDPQKLIEVVRKVIG from the coding sequence ATGGCAAAAACCGTTCTTGCAGTTGACGATTCCGCATCCATCCGTCAGATGGTGTCATTTACCCTGAAGAGTGCGGGTTACGACGTCGTTGAGGCGGTCGATGGGATGGATGGTCTCGAAAAGGCCAAGGCAAAAAGTGTCAATCTGATCCTGACCGACCAGAACATGCCGCGCATGGATGGCCTTACCTTGATCAAGAATCTGCGTGGACTGCCGCAGTATGCTTCCACGCCAATTCTGATGCTGACGACTGAATCCTCTGATGCCATGAAGTCTCAAGGGCGTGCGGCCGGTGCCACGGGCTGGCTGGTCAAGCCGTTTGACCCGCAAAAACTGATTGAAGTTGTGCGCAAGGTGATCGGCTAA
- a CDS encoding methyl-accepting chemotaxis protein: MSGNGKLILIGGAWTVLVAATLLAVEPIARSPVVISSLVAMLAGWLIAGKVAAAPSSERESATETSRIERDIIEQSGNAIVRVSTEASRQVGEMRSEVARAQNIFNEAIGKLVGSFQGMNAQIQRQQQLGIQVVSGGGDGGTMTEFQLFANKTSETLRQFVESVVENSRLAMSLVEMTDRIISQMSEVRGRLGEIEGIAKQTNLLALNAAIEAARAGEAGRGFAVVADEVRDLSGRTNHFSLQIRGALQKMQTTIEATEQAINQMAAQDMTFALTSKSDVEQAMSGINDMNRRTGETVSELNMIGEQVELAVNQAIMSLQFQDMVTQLLEHVTRRLDVVDEILADEQRVAGVLNNRGDSAVTLAALADLCQHVDQISQKMSVISQKVDNNPVNQTGFASGEVELF, translated from the coding sequence ATGAGCGGTAATGGCAAGTTGATCTTGATCGGCGGTGCTTGGACGGTGCTGGTCGCTGCCACACTCCTTGCTGTAGAACCTATAGCACGTTCGCCGGTTGTTATTTCTTCCTTGGTGGCAATGCTTGCAGGCTGGTTGATTGCAGGCAAAGTTGCAGCAGCACCGTCTTCTGAGCGTGAAAGTGCTACAGAAACAAGCCGCATTGAGCGCGATATCATTGAGCAAAGCGGCAATGCGATCGTCCGTGTCTCCACTGAGGCGTCGCGTCAGGTCGGGGAAATGCGGAGCGAGGTTGCGCGAGCCCAAAATATCTTCAACGAGGCGATCGGCAAGCTGGTCGGCAGTTTTCAGGGGATGAATGCCCAGATTCAGCGTCAACAACAGCTGGGTATACAGGTTGTATCTGGGGGCGGCGATGGTGGGACGATGACGGAGTTTCAACTATTTGCCAACAAGACGTCTGAAACCCTGCGTCAGTTTGTCGAGAGCGTTGTCGAAAATTCCCGTCTGGCCATGTCCCTGGTTGAGATGACTGACCGAATCATTAGCCAGATGAGTGAAGTGCGCGGCAGGCTGGGTGAAATCGAGGGGATTGCCAAACAGACCAATCTTCTGGCGCTCAACGCCGCCATTGAGGCTGCTCGGGCCGGCGAGGCTGGGCGCGGGTTTGCCGTTGTGGCTGATGAAGTCCGGGATCTGTCCGGTCGAACCAATCACTTCAGTCTGCAGATTCGTGGTGCCCTGCAAAAGATGCAAACGACGATCGAGGCGACGGAGCAGGCGATCAACCAGATGGCTGCTCAGGACATGACCTTCGCCCTGACTTCAAAGAGTGACGTTGAGCAGGCGATGAGTGGCATCAACGATATGAATCGTCGTACTGGCGAGACGGTCAGCGAGTTGAACATGATTGGTGAGCAGGTTGAGCTGGCGGTCAATCAGGCAATCATGTCCCTGCAGTTTCAAGATATGGTTACCCAACTCCTGGAGCATGTCACCCGGCGCCTGGATGTGGTAGATGAAATTCTAGCTGATGAACAGCGGGTGGCCGGCGTGCTGAATAACAGAGGGGACTCCGCGGTTACCTTGGCGGCATTGGCCGATCTCTGCCAACACGTTGACCAGATTTCTCAAAAAATGAGTGTTATTTCACAAAAAGTAGACAATAATCCCGTCAATCAAACCGGCTTCGCCAGCGGCGAAGTTGAGTTGTTCTGA
- the motB gene encoding flagellar motor protein MotB, whose protein sequence is MSDDSTRPIVIKRKKVVAGGAHGGAWKIAYADFVTAMMAFFLLMWLLGSTAKGDLQGIADFFQNPLKLSQQGGSGSGDASSVLQGGGKDLTRQSGQVKRGDVEAKKSTSFSKEAQAEFRRKEQERLESLKASIEKMIEQSPQLAQFKKQMLLDITSEGLRIQIVDEQNRPMFDSSSADLKPYTRDILRQIGKALNGVSNRVSLAGHTDAAQFSGGEKGFSNWELSSNRANASRRELVVGGMDDSKVLRVVGLASTVLFDKNDPLNSVNRRISIVVLNQKTEMAILQEEGPESEVGNEESVPEGLKLPGVGKKGTAG, encoded by the coding sequence ATGAGCGACGATTCCACACGCCCCATAGTCATCAAGCGCAAGAAGGTTGTGGCGGGGGGCGCGCATGGTGGCGCCTGGAAAATTGCCTACGCCGACTTCGTCACCGCCATGATGGCGTTCTTTTTGCTGATGTGGCTGCTTGGCTCTACGGCCAAGGGGGATTTGCAGGGCATCGCAGATTTTTTCCAGAATCCCTTGAAGCTTTCACAGCAAGGGGGCAGCGGCTCCGGGGATGCGAGCAGCGTGTTGCAGGGTGGCGGCAAGGATCTGACCCGCCAGTCCGGCCAGGTCAAGCGGGGCGATGTCGAAGCAAAAAAATCGACTTCCTTTTCCAAGGAGGCTCAGGCCGAGTTTCGTCGCAAGGAGCAGGAGCGGCTGGAAAGCCTGAAGGCGAGTATCGAAAAGATGATCGAACAGAGCCCTCAGTTGGCCCAGTTCAAGAAACAGATGCTGCTTGATATTACGTCGGAAGGCCTGCGTATCCAGATTGTCGATGAGCAGAATCGGCCGATGTTCGATTCCAGTAGCGCCGATCTCAAACCCTATACCCGGGATATCCTTCGTCAGATAGGCAAGGCACTGAATGGTGTTTCCAACCGGGTCAGCCTGGCGGGGCATACCGATGCCGCACAGTTTTCCGGTGGCGAAAAAGGCTTTTCCAATTGGGAGCTGTCTTCCAATCGGGCCAACGCTTCGCGACGTGAATTGGTCGTGGGGGGCATGGATGACAGCAAGGTGCTCAGGGTTGTCGGCTTGGCATCGACCGTTTTATTCGACAAAAATGATCCCCTGAATTCGGTCAATCGACGTATCAGTATCGTCGTGCTCAATCAGAAAACCGAAATGGCTATTCTGCAAGAGGAAGGGCCGGAGTCAGAAGTGGGGAATGAAGAAAGCGTGCCCGAAGGTTTGAAACTCCCAGGGGTAGGCAAAAAAGGAACCGCTGGCTGA